A region of the Chitinispirillum alkaliphilum genome:
CCCACCGGGTGTCCCTGTCGATTATTCCCGATACCCGGGTCTGGGCATGGAGTACAAAAAGGGCTGCCAGGAGAGTGAAGAATGCAAGTCGCAAAATTTTTTTCATAGGGTAGAGTATTTGATAAGGTGTTTTTTTATAAGATACATATGAAGCCAGCCGGGATTCAAAAGTTTAACATGGTATTGTGCAGAATCTTTTTCCCACTGCAATGGATTTCTTTTGCAAAATAACATTTCGAAATTGCAAAGGGTATCTATATGTTCAGATAAGAGATATCGGGTATCTGGTTGGGAGAAGGTGTTTAGGAACTCCTCTTCCGGAATTTCTATATCGTGTGCGGGATCTTTCAGCTCTTTATATACCTGGACAAAATCAGCACATACCGAACGAAGCAGGGCTGAGCAATCCACTGTTTTTTGTGCCTGTTTGCGCACCATTATTCTCAGAAAATCACAATACTCCCTGAACTCCTCTTTGTTCCTCAGTGAAACGTAGTTCTCTTCAAATCGGATTAAAGAGAAAGTGTGCAGGTGCTCAAAAACACCCGATATCCTTTGGTGGGTGATACCAAGTAGTTGAATCAACCAGTTTTTGATATCCGCTGTAACAAATGAATCTTGTGACTTACTCTC
Encoded here:
- a CDS encoding Cyclic nucleotide-binding domain protein — translated: MKPLLKKFKPGQHLFYEKDRSRELYIIQTGSIQVYRKLGLRQINLAVLGKGAVVGEMSLIDGKPRSASAKAVENSSVIIINADILQKKIKGVPLWYISLIKMISHKIRTANMRLSHTDSRSQSISAILSLFYLFESKSQDSFVTADIKNWLIQLLGITHQRISGVFEHLHTFSLIRFEENYVSLRNKEEFREYCDFLRIMVRKQAQKTVDCSALLRSVCADFVQVYKELKDPAHDIEIPEEEFLNTFSQPDTRYLLSEHIDTLCNFEMLFCKRNPLQWEKDSAQYHVKLLNPGWLHMYLIKKHLIKYSTL